In the genome of Arachis stenosperma cultivar V10309 chromosome 2, arast.V10309.gnm1.PFL2, whole genome shotgun sequence, the window TGACTATTAAAGGAAGAATAATATagacacacaaaaaaaaaaatattcaccTGGCTATGAAATATactaatactaatataaaacTGATTTTGTTAAAGaaaattttttccaattttaatttcttcatttataaagttaaacttaaaaattgtTAAGGACCTAATTCAGAATAATCTCCCGACTTAGATATTCGAGGCCGACTTCTTTCTAATGGTTCAAATCGGTTCCTATAATTTTTAACTtgtattttaattcaaatatttttctgtCTTAACCAAATAAGGTAAGATTATCAAAAGCTATATGAAGGGGAGCCAAAGACTCTTTTATATATGTTACTTCTTTTATACGCTCTGTACCTCTCAAATCTATTTTAATTTGGGGTCGAAATATCTTTATAAATACCACCCGTTTCAAGAAAATGATCCAACAGCGGTTTGGACTTGCAAATCCTTGATCCATcacaatttatataaaaaatttctagTACAAAATTTATGCTTATAAAAAACAAATGCAAATATATTTTTCTggttatattatattatattatgttatattatattatattatatttttattgacaATAATGGGAGGTTTAAAATTTTAGGTACATTGTAAAATATTCACTATTAAAGTATTACCCActcttaataatttttatatttagttaaattaattaaaatatataaaaaatattatatatacaccaaaaaaaactattatatgtttatatataaacaaatatattgtttaattttttaatatatattttatattatataatatataatatatatagataacTGATTGattgtaaatataaaaagtgACAATAATTATGGTCAAaatgtaacaaaataaaaatgataatagcagaaaaaaaaattgaggaaTAAGGAAAAAATTAATTGCAAGAGTTAATGATATACCATGTTTGCTTCATCTTGAATTTCTTCGTTCACTATGCCTCTTCATTCACCATATAAAATAACCACAGATACAATCACACCCAAACTCTCTTTTTGATAacattttctctctctttctttctttctttctcttctttcttctcaatCATTCTTTTCctccaacaacaacaataacaacaaacaCAAAGTCATAACCCcaattctctctttctctctctctctctcttggaTCACAGAAACCAAACACACACAACACATCGCAGAAACAACAACTTCGTCGATACCAGAAAGGGTGAATCACCACCCTCTCAAACCCAACCCAAAACCATGGTTGAAACTAGACGCAGTTCTTCCCAATCCTCAACCAAACGCACCCTCTCTTCGCCTTCTCCTTCTAACCCCAACAAACGATCAAAGGTCTCCCCTTTTTCTTCAATCTGATTCATAGCAGAATTTTCAATTCCAcccttttaattttcttttcccttgattacaaaattatattaaaaaagatattttttttttgttgggtCTGAATTTTCGTGATTATTTAGGTTTCTACCAACACCACAGAGGATGCATCGTCCACGACACTTCCTGTTGCTGCTGCTCCTCCTGTGAACGAATCTGGACCCGGGAATGATGATCTACCCGAGACGGCGTCGTTGAAGGCCGTTGATGCTTGCAGCGATGATGTTTTGCCAGAAACTTTGTCGTTGAAGGCCACGCCTCCTTCTGTGCCGGCGGCAGAAGGGGATGATTTGGTGACGCCTCAGTCCATAGGTTAGAAAGTTGCAACCTTTTGGTTTCTTTCGTGGGAAGTGAATGATTCTTTTGCATGCATGTGGCTATTGGATAATGAATCTGTGGTAGAATTTGGAGTgaattttgtgttgaattttgttaattttaggTGAGGATGCGGTGGATGGAGAGAAATCAAGTGCTGCGGCGGCTTTGGCGGCGGCTGCTGCTGCCGGCCGAATGAAGAAGCGGTCAGTGAAATCGAAATCAGGACCTAAGACAGCATGGGGGAAGCTCCTTTCTCAGTGTTCTCAGGTTTGGTTCTTCGCTGTGAATTGAGTGTGCAAATTTTGCTatgtatctttttttttttttttgtctcttgGAGTACTTGAATGGTTTTTGCATTGTGGAATTGGAATGCATGGTTAAAGTTGATCTATTGGAGTGATTTTAACGGATATAGAACTGCTTTGTCTTGAAATTTTACACTTGACCTGCAAATTTGAATGATTGGTTGATTTTGCAAGATACTTTCTGCATTATGGGAACTGATGACTGAAGTTTCAAAAAATGCTTCTAATGCTGCATGCTCAATTGCACTGACCGTGGTGCTTATTGCTCCTCAATCACATGTTGTTTGTGAAACTATACCTGCTTTCCTTGTTTTGTTATATTTAGTATGCATAAAGTAAGGAAGGTAGTGCAACTTTGTAGATAAAAGAGGGTATCTGGTGTAAGAGCAACAGATAGAGAGACAGGAAGTAATTATCCCAAAGTGGAAGGGGTGTTGTTGTATGTACTAAGAACTAACAAGGTCAGTGTAGTTATCCATAGGTTATAAGATTGGAAAGGCTGGTGTTGTTTGTAACTAGTAATGGCTAGAAAAGGTAAGGGCTTAAATTTGATCCTTGGTGCAGTCCTATAATGTTGAGAAAAATCCTTTGTTAAACTACTTTAAAGTTCTATGCAGATATGATCTATGATAAGGACACTATGGATGGCAATGTTTGATCTATTTAGTGCACCCTACCTAATGAGATATGGCTTGGTTGTTGTTGTATTGTCCTGGCTAGAGAAAATTTTGTTTCTTGCAATATCATGCCACAGTTAGTCAATACTATGTAGGATGGAATCAATGTCAACTTTGCGCCAAAGATTTTGCATTACTTGATAAAAGCAATGTTGCGTGTGATTTCACCATAAAATATATAGGTGCTAGACATGAGTAAGTGAGACATCTACTTTGAAGATAGTATCTTCTGCTTTTTTGGGCTTAAAATGTGGAGAATTCTGAGCTGATTGTGTTTTCATTAGTCATGTCAATCTAGAACTAATCatatttgtttttcattcttctCCAGATTCCTCACCAGCCTATGTGTGATCCTATCTTCACCATTGGCCAAGGTCGTCAGTGCAATTTATGGCTTAAAGATCCAACTGTTGGCAATATTTTGTGCAAGTTGAGCAACATCGAGGTAGAGGTTCCACTTTCTGTTTTGTGCAATTTAAAACAGGCGGCTAAGTTGCTAATGATCTATCTGCTTTGCATTTTGGTTATAGAAAATGAGTCATTTGTATGATGCAAAAATTCCATTTCATATATCGGGAGGGAAGAATGATTTGTGTAATTATGTTAGATGGGTAATTACTATTTTAGATTACTGATCATGGTTGTTACTCTACACAGCGTGGAGGTTCACCTGTTGCATTACTGGAAATCACAGGAGGCAAAGGTGCTGTTCAAGTTAATGGTAAGACCTATCGCAAGAATGCACGCCTTATATTAAGTGGAGGTGATGAGGTGGTCTTCGGTTCTTCTGGCAAGCATGCTTATGTATCCTGTTCATATGGTTCCTATGAATTATATATCTGTTTTTGCCTCTTATACTTTGCACCTTCACTTACAATGCTCTATATCATTTTATATAACTGCCTTGTTTCTGTCATTCTTGAAGATATTCTATTGTGTTTTATGCGTTCCTTAGCGTGAATTCAGATCTTTCAGCAGCTCACAAATAATAATGTTGCTACCACTGGCATACCTTCTCCTGTGAGTATTTTAGAAGCTCGGAGTACTCCAGTGAATGGAATGCAAGTTGAAGCTAGATCTGGGGACCCTTCCGCTGTTGCTGGAGCATCAATATTAGCCTCATTATCTAATCTTCATAAAGATTTAGCTCGCCTTCCGCCTGCTGCTAAAGCTGGCAAGAATGTCCAACAAAACACGGATGCTTCATCACTACCTTCTGGCAATGGGGATGGTGTTCGAGACAATGAAGTGAAGGATACCACCAATACCGACGAGCAAACTGGAGCTGTTTCTGCTGAGAAAACTGTTCTTGCATCTTCTGCTATTGGTAATGAAAATCCTAGTGTTGACACCATGGAGGTTGATGCCAATGTGGATACAGATGCTGGGAAGATGGCTGCTGCTGCTACCTGTGAATTAAGGCCGTTGCTGCGCATGCTTGCTGGTTCATATCCTGATTTTGATCTAACTAGTAGCATTACAAAGATATTGGAGGAGCGAAGGGAATTAAGAGAACTTCTTAAAGATGTTGATACCCCAGCAATATTGGCATCAACCAGGCGGCAAGCTTTTAAGGAGAGTTTACAACAAAGAGTTCTTAGTGCTGACAATATTGATGTCTCATTTGAAAGTTTCCCATACTATCTAAGGTGCATCGTTGCTTCTCGTTATTAACTTTTCTCTCATTTGATTTCCTAATATTTTTTCAATCTTAACTGGATTATACTTTTACTCTGGTCACTTCTTAGATGTTGGCTAACAGCTTGAATAATCTATATTTACTCTTATATTCTTTTATAGCCTGTAGTTGCTGCTTAAAGATAGATGAGAtcataagaaaataaattatgcATTCTTAGTTATGATGTTTCTATTTTTATAGCGACACGACAAAGACCGTTTTGATTGCTTCGACATATATTCATTTGAAGTGTAATGGCTTTGGAAAATTTGCCTCAGACCTCCCCTCAGTGTCCCCACGGATATTGTTATCTGGACCTGCAGGTAGTTCCTTCATTCTTGTTAATGCTTTGTTTTCCCCTTTCTGCAATCAAGAAGTGCTCTCATTATGCGATTCCTGTGCAGGTTCGGATATATATCAGGAGACTCTTGCCAAGGCACTTGCAAAGCATTTTGGTGCGAGGCTACTAATTGTTGATTCTCTTTCACTACCTGGTGTACGTTTTCTCAGATATTCTTTTGCTACTTCTTATTATCTGTTTGTATTGTTGAGATGATTTCTTCCTAAATCGCTGTTAATATAAACAGAATAATAATAGTTTTTGTTATGTGATTGATATTTCAGGGAACTCCATCAAAGGAAGTTGATTCTGCTAAAGAAAGTTCAAAGCCTGAACGACCATCTGTGTTGGGTAAGAGAAGTACACATGCTGCTTCTTTAAAACATAGTAAACCAGCTTCTAGTGTTGATGCTGAAATTGTGGGTGGATCCACAATAAGTTCTCAGGCTATGCTGAAGCAGGAGGTTTCTACTGCTTCATCAAAAGGCACTACTATTAAAACAGGTGTGCGGTTTTGTTGTTAAAAATTGAGCAACTATCTCCAAATTTACTTCCTATTGTACATATTGCATAGCACCTAAAGGTTAACATGAGGCTTAAATAATTTGCAGGTGATCGAGTAAAATTTGTTGGTAACTTCCCTTCTGCTGTCTCATCAATACAAACTTATTCAAGGTACTTTGTCTGATGGAAGAATTATTCTGAATACAATTTCAGTCAATCTGCATTTGATCTGAACTTGTGGAGAAGAGAGatcttttttatcctttttgTTGAGGAGGCTATAACCATTGAAAATCATTCAAAAGAGGATTAAAGGAAGAATATTGAATTTCTGATTGACAGCAATTTGTTTTGAGTGGCATGAGTGTACTTTTCTCTTTTGTGGATATTATTGCTTCTGAATTTGAAATCACTTTGAAGTGGTATCTCTCAGTTCAGTTGCAgctttgatatatatatatatattcccaacccgggggggggggggggtgttGAGTTGGGTTATACTTTTGTTTGTGGCATTGCGTGATCATTTCACGGGGTTTGTGATTTATTCTGAATGCATAGTATTGGGGATGTTTGTTTACCTAAGGATTTCAGTTTccatttttaaatttcttgtttggTGCACCCCTAGTTGTCCTTATCTAgaaaaacattttttaaatatttagttTAAAATTGTGTTGCGTTTGAAAATTAAGACTTAAGACTTTGCTATGTTGGACAGGGGACCAAGCTATGGCTCCCGCGGAAAAGTTATGCTTGCATTTGAAGATAATGGGTCTTCGAAGATTGGGGTTAGGTTTGATAAATCAATTCCTGATGGCAATGATCTTGGTGGTCTTTGTGAAGATGATCGCGGGTTCTTTTGTTCTGGTATTTCAATCTGCTTTTTTGAACTTATGATCCTTTAGCTACGTATTGGCTCTTGTGCATTAAAATTCCATTGGTGATTTATACTGCAGCAAATCATTTGTTGAGAGTAGATGGTTCAGGGGGCGATGACGTTGACAAGATTGCAGTTCAAGAAATCTTTGAGGTGAGCCTGGTTCTATGCTTGTTCCATTGTTTTTCTCAATGCCTGGTGAAATAATGACATCCATTTTGATGTCGTTTACATAGGTTGTTACCAGTCAGAGTCAAAACGGAGCAGTGGTGTTATTCATTAAAGACATAGAGAAGGCAATGGTTGGGTACACCGAGAtgttgaaaattaaatttgaaagcTTGCCACAGAATGTGGTGGTAATTGCCTCTCATACCCAGCTGGACAATCGAAAGGAGAAGGTACACTTTTTTGCTGATGTTTGGTTGTATTGATCTCATGTTCAAGAAATCTTGTTTGCTGATTTTATTTCTGTCTTCTATGCTTTCAGACACAACCTGGTGGCCTTCTATTTACGAAGTTTGGGAGCAATCAGACAGCACTACTAGATCTTGCTTTTCCGGTAAATAATAGTAACCATTTCGCTTCATATAATTCTTTAAATAATGATGTAATTCTTTCTTGGAAGTTGCCAGTCTTGTCTGGGCTATGCccttgaatatttttttttgtggctttatatatatatatattagctTTTTGTCATGGCTCCTTCAGGAATTATTGATTATTGAACTTCTGTAATTTGGTATTTAACTTTGTACAGGATAATTTTGGTAGACTGCATGATAGGAGCAAAGAAACACCCAAAGTAATGAAGCAACTTGGTCGCCTCTTCCCAAACAGAGTGACTATACAGCTGCCTCAGGTATCACCATAGATTAATATTATTGTACGATTTGTTTCGTTGCCATCAACAGTTCATGGATCAGTTCTAATTTGAAACTTGTACAGGATGAGACCTTGCTTTCTGATTGGAAGCAGCAGCTAGAGCGTGATGTTGAGACTATGAAAGCTCAGTCTAATGTTGTCAGCATTCGCACGGTGAGCCTTCCAACATCTTCTGTCCTTTATTTAATATGcctttatatatttattttgttttgttttgctaTTCTCCTTTTCTTGATTGAATTTGTTCAATGACTAGTATGTTGATTGTCGCTGTACACTAGATGCTCTGGCTTACCAAACAATCTGGATATTTTTTACTTGGTTTTATATAAATACCAAGTGTCATGTGTTACTATTTGCTATACTTACAATGTGATTCCTTTGTTGATATCAGGTTCTCAGCAGAGTTGGATTGGAATGTCCTGACTTGGAGACTGTCTGCATCAAAGATCAAGCCCTAACAACCGAAAGTCAGCATTCTTTTTAACCTTTTCCCCACCATTTTTATTTGAAGCAAATGTAGCATCTAAGTATGGAAATTTTAGATTTGCTGCCAAAATGCTGATTTTATGCTATTGTTCCTTTTACTAGGTGTGGAAAAGATCATTGGTTGGGCAATAAGTTACCAGCTTATGCACTCATCTGAATCCTTATCCAAAGATTCTAAGCTTGTGCTGTCTGCAGAAAGGTGTCATGACTTCTTTCCATCTTGATCCTGCCATCCTAAAATTTTGAGTAATGAGAAATataacaaaatcttttaatttctaaCCCTTATTCACACTTCATCGGTGCAGCATTAATTATGGGCTGAACATTCTGCATGGCATTCAAAATGAAAACAAGAGCTTAAAGAAATCATTGAAGGTAATTTAACACATTCTGTTGCAAATTTATACATTTTATCAACTTAATTGTGCGCAACTTGCTTTGCATTGTAACTTTTTCCAAAATATGCGATTGCCTATACTTAGTCTCTCTTGTATTTGTTCTTCCATGTTAGGATGTGGTTACCGAGAATGAATTTGAGAAAAAATTGCTTGGTGATGTTATTCCACCAACCGATATTGGGGTGACATTCGATGATATTGGAGCTTTGGAAAATGTGAAGGACACCTTGAAGGAATTGGtcatgcttcctcttcagaggCCGGAATTGTTTTGCAAAGGGCAGCTGACTAAGGTAGAAGATTCTCTTTAGTTGCATCTAATGATTTGTCAAATACTTTTTTATGTAGATTATGTAATGTCTTCAGCATCTGATACAATTAATTTGTTATTTGTATATTTAGCCTTGCAAAGGAATATTGCTTTTTGGCCCCCCTGGCACAGGAAAAACTATGCTCGCAAAAGCTGTAGCAACCGAAGCTGGAGCGAATTTTATCAACATTTCAATGTCCAGCATTACTTCGAAGGTATTTGACAAATTGAAACTTCTATGTTCCTTTTGTGCTTAAGCAACACGGTGATATCATTTTTGTTGGTTGCAGTGGTTTGGCGAAGGAGAAAAATATGTCAAAGCAGTCTTTTCACTGGCCAGCAAGATTGCTCCAAGTGTTATTTTCGTCGATGAGGTTTGTATATGCCATGTGTATATTCCGTTGAAATTTTTCTTTCCTTTAGAGTAAttgttttatttctttaaatatGAGCTATCCatggttattttttattttatttatgtttttgccAGGTTGATAGTATGTTGGGAAGACGTGAAAATCCAGGTGAGCATGAGGCTATGCGTAAAATGAAGAATGAGTTTATGGTTAATTGGGATGGTCTGCGTACAAAGGATAAAGAACGCATACTTGTTCTCGCTGCTACGAATAGGCCATTTGATCTTGATGAAGCTGTTATTAGGAGGCTTCCACGAAGGTAAACATGTTATTTGTTATGTCAACATCTTTTTCATGTTGATGGTATGTGATCTGTGCTGAACTAACACAAGCTTTCGTAAAAAACTCTGTAGATTGATGGTTAATTTGCCAGATGCTCCAAACAGAGAAAAAATTCTCAAAGTCATTTTAGCAAAGGAAGATTTAGCATCGGACGTTGATTTGGATGCGTTGGCAAATATGACTGATGGATATTCAGGGAGCGATCTAAAGGTTATCTTTCTATCTGTCAATCGCGCCTCTCCTTGGTTTTCAGAGAAGTTATCAGATCTGGTTTTGTGTAAAATATTCTGATGGTTATGTTTTCAATGACAGAATCTTTGTGTCACAGCGGCTCACTGCCCAATAAGAGAGAtcttggagaaggagaagaaggtaggctcttttaaaatctttgttGTCTTTCTTCCTTGTTCATAAATTGCTTTAGGCTCTATATTCTTTCACATGACTCGGTTATTTGAATATTTAGAACAACAGTTCTTGATAGCTCAAAAAGGACAATAAGTCTACATGTTTAACAAATTGTACTGGTATTTGACATGCTAATATGAAATTCAATTTTCAGGAGAGAAGTGTAGCACAAGCTGAGAACAAACCTTTGCCGAGATTGTGTAGCAGTGCCGATATTCGACCCTTAAAGATGGAAGATTTTAAATATGCGCATGAGCAGGTATGTTATACGAAATCGGTTACTTGATCTTTCTACAGTGATCACGATCCATCTGGATCATATGTCCTTGGCTTGCAAAGTCTCTTGGCCTGCAAAGGCTCTTGGCCTGCAAAGGCTATGTTATTTAACGTTTCGTTTATGCATTCATGAAGGTGTGCGCGAGTGTGTCATCGGAATCAAACAATATGAATGAGCTCCTCCAATGGAATGACCTTTACGGAGAAGGCGGCTCGAGAAAAATGAGATCATTGAGCTATTTCATGTGAAAGCCTCTCTGTATAGCTGCACTCCTTGCTTTAGGCTAATTCTTCTATCACACCTAAATGGTGGAGCAAGGTCAGTGACCAGTTGTAATGGAATTTTCCATCATTTTGGTCCTGCCCCCTTTTGTATTATATCATAggttttgttctttattttttgctttCATCCCTCATCACCATTCTCTATTTTAcctattcaaattttttcataCTTAATTAGAATTATTTGACAATTTTCATTGGAGATAAAGCTTTACTTTTAGGTCCCTTTGCTGATCCAACTCTTCTCTCTTCCCCTTGTTCTTCCTCCCTAAAGGCTTTGTGGGGTGTTCTGTTTGTACATagcaaactttttttttttcttttaaggaATAAAGTTCTTATTTTTCATGATACTTGTGGTTTGAAGTGTGAAACCCCAATCCCCCAATGCAGAATCAAACACTAATCATTGTGCCTTGTGCTTATTCTTATGCAAATCCATGATGAAGGGTgaatatgatttttttcttcaatattattgGTGTAAAGCCAAATGCAAATTCAGACACTAATAATAGTGCATTATGCTTATTATTTTGCAAATCCATGATGGAAGGTGAATGTGGTGTTCTTCAATTTGATTTGAATGTTCTCAGTCTCTGTTCCTTGAGTGGATTTAGTGGGATGTGGCATAAATATATTATACGATTCTTTCTGTTTTGAAAGGTAAATATTAAGAATTAGTTAAGGCACTTGCTAAGGATATACTAAAGATAGTTTTTATATAAACAATTTTTGCGGTGGACTTGCTATGTAAGCTGGTTTTCCTTCATCATAGAAATTTGTGACTGATGAAACATGATGCTTGATTCCATTATTCTTGATATATTGATATCCCCATGTTACATTGAAAAAAGAAGTGTTTTTTCTACACTACTCGAAGAGTGAGATCTCAAAAAATGTGTCATCTCAACACAACTCATACTAAATTGTGCAAGACTAAAGTCTGTTATAATTTGTATAACGAAACCAAGATGGGCTGGTCGAGTGTTAGCTTACTAATCTATTTAACCAAGTGTTGAGGATTCAAACTTCATCTTGCATATGGAACAATTCTTTGGCCCCTTAAATGGAGTTTAGATTTGGAATTTCCAATGGATTAGCTTTTGACTTGGTAGGTTGGAAAATACTATAGgaaatcaaaaaataatttgtataatgaaattggttatttgtgttGTTTAAGTGTTTAACTAGTATTTTCAATTGTTAGAAAAAGGATGTAAGTCAATAAagataaatttataataatggATTTGAATATTTGATGGTTATTTTttgtgtaaaaaaatatttttaaaattacgtGTATCATATCATTAAAAAATAggtataattaaataaatatgtaaaattatattattagtttatcaaaattaatttaaaaaaagggGTGATTAAAATGAATAGAAGACTGATGGATCATAGATAGCAATTGGCACATGGGATGGGAGATGGCATAATACGATAAATTCCAAAACAATGATTGGTTTACATCACTAtatcaaagaaaaaagaagcaaGTCTTAGAGGACCAACCGTTCCTAGTTATGAATGTCCCTTCAAAAGGGAGCATACCAAATCCTCAATAATGCAACAATACAAGTACAGCTATATCCACACAAAAAatccttattttattttatttaatttgatcatgccaaatacaaaaatactaatataaaataaaccATGTTTTTGGTACTTTAGTTTTTAAAATACTTAAGAATTTGAGTACTTTAAACtttcatatataaatatataaataccgTGTGAAAACTATTAAAGATGTGAGAGTTATAAATATCTAGCATTCCATCaaaaaatgttatatatatatacacgttATATACAAAAAATGTTAACTATAAGCTAAGAGTTTTATTATTACCAAAATAATTTACCAAAAAGTTACAggtaaaataaaagtaaaagttTATCCCTATTATGTAACTATTTCCTTACGCTTACCAGGTTAAACTTTTAAGTTGTATTTACTTATGTTCATTTATACATGTCACTTTTAACGAGAATTAGTAGATTAATCTGCATTATTAATCCATCCTTCATTAATTATGtataaacaataaatataaaattaatcaaGATATTATATACTTTATCTTTTTAGTAAATAGTCTTAAGTTTAAATCTTATAAATCacaagtttttttattttaataaatacctatataaaataaagatacctTTTAAAAAGAAATGTGAATTAAAGGCTTGTTTAGGTGagcttttaaaaaaagattttttttcgagttatctttttttaaaagatcttatgaaaaagtaaaaataattttatgtttggatatctcatataaaaagatctttttatctatcaattatgtttgggtataacaatataaaataacttatttatttatttattacatgaaaaatatttttttaaaaaaaaaaagtaaattacagcttttcaaaaaagatatatatttttttatttttctagtgcttttacttttactattagaaatttgccaaacacgctaaaaaaaaaaaaaaaaaattttcattgaaaaaatatctttttttatcaaaataatggcACCCAAACAAACACTAAATTAGCTCACAAATCACAAtactcaaaaaaaatttatacacaCAAAGTCAGTGAAGTTAAATGCTAATGGACTtcagaaaaattaagaaatatagCACTTCTTAATctctaaagtttaaatttttattttttatttttatttttatttttttatcaaatatagGGAGACTCG includes:
- the LOC130960432 gene encoding uncharacterized protein LOC130960432 — its product is MVETRRSSSQSSTKRTLSSPSPSNPNKRSKVSTNTTEDASSTTLPVAAAPPVNESGPGNDDLPETASLKAVDACSDDVLPETLSLKATPPSVPAAEGDDLVTPQSIGEDAVDGEKSSAAAALAAAAAAGRMKKRSVKSKSGPKTAWGKLLSQCSQIPHQPMCDPIFTIGQGRQCNLWLKDPTVGNILCKLSNIERGGSPVALLEITGGKGAVQVNGKTYRKNARLILSGGDEVVFGSSGKHAYIFQQLTNNNVATTGIPSPVSILEARSTPVNGMQVEARSGDPSAVAGASILASLSNLHKDLARLPPAAKAGKNVQQNTDASSLPSGNGDGVRDNEVKDTTNTDEQTGAVSAEKTVLASSAIGNENPSVDTMEVDANVDTDAGKMAAAATCELRPLLRMLAGSYPDFDLTSSITKILEERRELRELLKDVDTPAILASTRRQAFKESLQQRVLSADNIDVSFESFPYYLSDTTKTVLIASTYIHLKCNGFGKFASDLPSVSPRILLSGPAGSDIYQETLAKALAKHFGARLLIVDSLSLPGGTPSKEVDSAKESSKPERPSVLGKRSTHAASLKHSKPASSVDAEIVGGSTISSQAMLKQEVSTASSKGTTIKTGDRVKFVGNFPSAVSSIQTYSRGPSYGSRGKVMLAFEDNGSSKIGVRFDKSIPDGNDLGGLCEDDRGFFCSANHLLRVDGSGGDDVDKIAVQEIFEVVTSQSQNGAVVLFIKDIEKAMVGYTEMLKIKFESLPQNVVVIASHTQLDNRKEKTQPGGLLFTKFGSNQTALLDLAFPDNFGRLHDRSKETPKVMKQLGRLFPNRVTIQLPQDETLLSDWKQQLERDVETMKAQSNVVSIRTVLSRVGLECPDLETVCIKDQALTTESVEKIIGWAISYQLMHSSESLSKDSKLVLSAESINYGLNILHGIQNENKSLKKSLKDVVTENEFEKKLLGDVIPPTDIGVTFDDIGALENVKDTLKELVMLPLQRPELFCKGQLTKPCKGILLFGPPGTGKTMLAKAVATEAGANFINISMSSITSKWFGEGEKYVKAVFSLASKIAPSVIFVDEVDSMLGRRENPGEHEAMRKMKNEFMVNWDGLRTKDKERILVLAATNRPFDLDEAVIRRLPRRLMVNLPDAPNREKILKVILAKEDLASDVDLDALANMTDGYSGSDLKNLCVTAAHCPIREILEKEKKERSVAQAENKPLPRLCSSADIRPLKMEDFKYAHEQVCASVSSESNNMNELLQWNDLYGEGGSRKMRSLSYFM